One Diadema setosum chromosome 8, eeDiaSeto1, whole genome shotgun sequence genomic window carries:
- the LOC140231461 gene encoding uncharacterized protein, with translation MRQPFERTGLKKEIVDILAASWRASTQKQYCVYIKKWKDFCKSKKKSHLHSSVQFVLEFLSELFHVGGLGYNALNTARSALASFLVLEDGASTVGNNILISRFMKGVFHLRTPRPRYVDTWDVNIVFCYLRKLSPANALSLQDLTKKLCMLMALISTQRAQSLQLLNLDNMILKGSSVTFHFSELLKQNRPGNAGYTLSMRAYPPDRRLCVVNYIKAYIRRTEEIRGQERRLFISFRRPHAKVTSQTISRWIKDVMTAAGIDTSKYKAHSTRAAATSAAHRADLPVSFILEKAGWTNEKTFRKYYRKPLLDGSKCLSTALLK, from the coding sequence ATGCGGCAGCCCTTCGAAAGGACAGGACTAAAGAAGGAAATTGTGGACATTTTGGCCGCTTCTTGGAGAGCCTCTACCCAGAAGCAATATTGTGTGTACATAAAGAAGTGGAAAGACTTTTGCAAGAGTAAGAAGAAAAGCCATCTTCACTCTAGTGTTCAGTTTGTTTTAGAATTTCTTAGTGAGCTTTTTCATGTAGGAGGTCTTGGATACAATGCACTCAACACAGCAAGAAGTGCGCTCGCATCATTCCTAGTTCTTGAGGATGGTGCCTCTACAGTTGggaacaacattttgatatcaagattTATGAAGGGAGTTTTCCATCTCCGAACCCCAAGACCTCGCTATGTAGATACTTGGGATGTAAATATTGTGTTTTGCTATCTCAGAAAGCTGTCACCGGCAAATGCACTGAGCCTACAAGATCTCACCAAAAAGCTATGCATGCTCATGGCTCTCATCTCAACACAGAGAGCACAGTCGTTGCAGCTCCTGAATTTGGACAACATGATACTCAAGGGATCATcagttacatttcatttcagcgaGCTACTGAAACAAAATAGGCCTGGAAACGCTGGCTACACACTGAGCATGAGAGCCTACCCTCCAGATCGTCGATTGTGCGTTGTCAACTACATCAAAGCCTACATACGGAGGACTGAGGAAATTCGAGGCCAAGAGCGTCGGCTCTTTATTAGTTTTCGCAGACCCCATGCGAAAGTTACGTCACAAACCATCTCCAGGTGGATCAAAGATGTTATGACAGCGGCAGGAATcgacacttcaaaatataaggCTCACTCAACAAGAGCAGCTGCGACGTCAGCTGCACACAGAGCAGACTTGCCAGTTTCGTTTATCCTTGAGAAGGCAGGCTGGACGAATGAAAAGACTTTCAGAAAGTACTACAGAAAACCTTTGCTGGATGGGAGCAAGTGTCTTTCAACTGCTCTACTAAAATGA
- the LOC140231460 gene encoding uncharacterized protein produces MEVQQPQEQLHHPAKPGAVANTNVVCEERSPPTGKQVKPKKKLVKSVTVSGTNMAGKVPQAKQGPKTAEKSSDVEDRLSRLESLLSKVVDALPSVNSTPPKPASRHFVAYDEAHSAGQCEIPMETDFQQCGEPHVRDTGEANREEGEFASDAADVLEIPVLAAKFAKPGDTGLPVDEDLASSTTYLISHPLEEKVLEETASKYPAPSNCVYLATPKVNGPIWDNLPQHTRSRDAKLQRVQKSLTKGLSALIQSFPSPRLTDTQQDALALLCNANFELNSLRKELIKPDMAATYSHLCKPSTPVTKFLFGDELGKRMKDLKEEQKAASGVMRNPISRPQSSTYHPYRGAAFSKRQYRSAGWTASSAASTHRPTAGGSSRPFLGQRPQWGHSKQPPPRTASRPPQQAPQHRPPMQRKK; encoded by the coding sequence ATGGAGGTACAACAGCCCCAAGAACAGCTGCATCATCCGGCTAAGCCCGGCGCAGTGGCAAACACCAACGTTGTTTGCGAAGAACGTTCCCCTCCGACAGGCAAACAAGTCAAGCCGAAAAAGAAACTAGTTAAGTCGGTCACGGTTTCCGGTACTAACATGGCGGGTAAAGTGCCGCAAGCGAAGCAGGGCCCAAAGACGGCCGAAAAATCCTCGGATGTCGAGGACAGACTATCGAGACTGGAAAGTCTTCTGAGTAAAGTGGTCGACGCGCTGCCCAGTGTAAACTCCACGCCGCCGAAACCGGCATCGCGCCATTTTGTGGCGTACGATGAGGCGCACAGCGCCGGACAGTGTGAAATTCCTATGGAAACTGATTTTCAACAGTGCGGGGAGCCGCACGTGCGTGACACGGGCGAAGCCAACAGAGAAGAAGGCGAATTTGCGTCAGACGCGGCAGACGTGCTAGAAATCCCCGTTCTCGCAGCAAAATTTGCCAAGCCGGGTGATACAGGGCTACCGGTAGACGAGGACTTAGCCAGCTCTACTACTTACCTCATAAGCCACCCTCTAGAAGAAAAAGTGTTGGAAGAGACGGCATCTAAGTATCCAGCCCCGAGCAACTGTGTTTACCTCGCTACACCGAAGGTGAACGGCCCGATCTGGGATAACCTACCGCAACACACACGCAGTAGAGATGCCAAGTTACAGCGTGTGCAGAAGTCGCTGACGAAGGGCCTGAGCGCGCTAATACAGTCCTTCCCATCACCTCGGCTGACCGACACACAGCAGGACGCATTGGCGTTGCTGTGCAATGCCAATTTTGAACTCAATTCGTTGAGGAAAGAACTTATCAAGCCGGACATGGCAGCCACTTACTCTCATCTTTGCAAACCTTCCACTCCCGTCACTAAATTCCTATTCGGGGATGAATtgggaaagagaatgaaagaccTCAAAGAGGAGCAGAAAGCTGCATCAGGGGTGATGAGAAACCCAATTTCGCGGCCACAGTCTAGTACGTACCACCCGTACAGGGGAGCAGCTTTCTCCAAGCGACAATACAGAAGTGCTGGCTGGACTGCAAGTTCAGCTGCCTCAACACACAGACCAACAGCCGGCGGTAGTAGCAGGCCTTTTTTAGGTCAGCGCCCACAGTGGGGTCACAGCAAGCAGCCACCACCCCGCACAGCGAGCCGCCCCCCACAACAGGCTCCACAGCACAGGCCTCCAATGCAGCGCAAGAAATAA